The proteins below come from a single Pedobacter aquae genomic window:
- the nuoH gene encoding NADH-quinone oxidoreductase subunit NuoH: MELEFLIEKTALVLVLFVLTLTIAAYSTWAERKVAAWLQDRVGPNRAGPFGLLQPLADGGKMFFKEEIIPSGANKYLFIAGPSLALLVSFLGTAVIPFGQNIEIFGRVVPLQVTDINVGILYIFGVVSLGVYGIMIGGWASNNKYSLMGAIRGASQNISYEIAMGLSIIALLMVTNTLSFKEIAAQQHGWHWNVIYQPLGFLIFLICAFAETNRVPFDLPECETELIGGYQTEYSAFKMGAYMFAEYINMFVSSVVMAVLYFGGYNYPGMDAVNQALGPTWGPLIGVGVMFFKIIAFIFFFMWVRWTVPRFRYDQLMDLGWKVLIPLAIANIVITAIVIVGFDLFNKL; this comes from the coding sequence ATGGAACTAGAATTTTTAATAGAAAAGACAGCTTTAGTTTTAGTATTATTTGTACTAACGCTAACTATTGCGGCTTATTCTACTTGGGCAGAGCGTAAAGTTGCTGCTTGGTTACAAGATAGAGTTGGGCCAAACAGAGCTGGACCATTTGGTTTATTACAACCTTTGGCAGATGGTGGAAAAATGTTCTTTAAAGAAGAGATTATCCCTTCTGGGGCAAATAAATATTTATTTATTGCTGGGCCCTCTTTAGCACTATTAGTATCTTTTTTAGGTACAGCGGTTATCCCTTTTGGGCAGAATATTGAAATATTTGGAAGGGTTGTTCCTTTGCAGGTAACAGATATTAACGTTGGTATTTTATACATTTTTGGCGTGGTCTCTTTAGGTGTTTATGGTATCATGATTGGTGGGTGGGCATCTAATAACAAGTATTCTTTAATGGGGGCTATACGTGGTGCATCACAAAATATCAGTTATGAAATTGCGATGGGACTTTCCATCATTGCACTTTTAATGGTAACCAATACACTTTCATTTAAAGAAATTGCAGCACAACAACACGGCTGGCACTGGAATGTTATTTACCAACCTTTAGGTTTTTTAATATTCTTGATTTGTGCTTTTGCAGAAACCAACCGTGTTCCTTTTGATTTACCAGAGTGCGAGACTGAATTAATTGGAGGATACCAAACAGAATACTCGGCTTTTAAAATGGGAGCTTACATGTTTGCAGAATACATCAACATGTTTGTGTCTTCTGTAGTGATGGCAGTTTTATATTTTGGGGGCTATAACTATCCGGGTATGGATGCCGTTAACCAAGCTTTAGGCCCAACATGGGGTCCGTTGATTGGTGTTGGCGTCATGTTCTTTAAAATTATTGCTTTCATTTTCTTCTTCATGTGGGTGCGTTGGACAGTACCGCGTTTCCGTTATGATCAGTTAATGGATTTGGGATGGAAAGTGTTAATTCCACTAGCCATAGCCAATATTGTAATTACAGCAATTGTAATTGTAGGATTTGATTTATTTAATAAACTATAG
- a CDS encoding NADH-quinone oxidoreductase subunit NuoE family protein, producing the protein MLRVEEVQSVEFSSALILKFDEIVSRYPEGKSKSALLPILHEVQAVYGWLSSAAMDKVAEYLQIQSIEVYEVATFYTMFFLKPQGKFVLEVCRTGPCCLVGAEKIMDYIGDKLGVKEGEVTADGLFSYRGVECLAACGYAPVLQIGPEYTFYENLTPESVDQLIENLKNK; encoded by the coding sequence ATGCTTAGAGTTGAAGAAGTACAATCGGTAGAATTTTCATCAGCATTGATTTTAAAGTTTGATGAAATTGTTAGCCGTTATCCGGAAGGAAAAAGTAAATCTGCTTTACTACCAATTTTACATGAAGTACAAGCGGTTTATGGTTGGTTAAGTTCAGCCGCCATGGATAAAGTAGCAGAATATCTACAGATACAGTCTATAGAAGTATATGAGGTTGCTACCTTCTATACGATGTTTTTCTTAAAGCCTCAAGGTAAATTTGTTTTGGAGGTTTGCCGTACAGGACCTTGCTGTCTAGTTGGTGCAGAAAAAATTATGGATTATATAGGTGATAAACTAGGAGTAAAAGAAGGGGAAGTTACTGCCGATGGTTTATTTAGCTATCGTGGGGTAGAGTGTTTAGCCGCTTGTGGTTATGCTCCGGTTTTACAAATTGGTCCAGAGTATACATTCTACGAGAATTTAACTCCAGAATCTGTAGATCAGTTAATTGAAAATTTGAAAAATAAATAG
- a CDS encoding NADH-quinone oxidoreductase subunit A: MSAPVDYLPIIMQLLVALGFVALTMGITHLIGPKRKTTDIKLTAFESGIEVVGNARQPFSIKYFVVAILFVLFDVEVIFMYPWAVNFREFGLNGLIEMFIFMGTLLLGFIYVLKKKALEWD, from the coding sequence ATGAGTGCTCCGGTAGATTATCTTCCTATTATCATGCAACTTTTAGTTGCTTTAGGCTTTGTTGCTTTAACCATGGGTATTACACACCTTATTGGTCCTAAGCGAAAAACAACAGACATTAAATTAACAGCGTTTGAATCTGGTATTGAAGTAGTGGGTAATGCTCGTCAGCCTTTCTCTATTAAATACTTTGTTGTGGCTATACTTTTTGTACTTTTTGATGTCGAGGTTATTTTCATGTATCCATGGGCGGTAAACTTTAGAGAATTTGGTCTTAACGGTCTAATTGAAATGTTTATTTTCATGGGAACATTGCTTTTAGGCTTCATTTATGTGTTAAAAAAGAAAGCCCTAGAGTGGGATTAA
- a CDS encoding NADH-quinone oxidoreductase subunit B: MSEINIVEAPAGVEGSGFFATSLDKVIGLARSHSLWPLPFATSCCGIEFMATMGSHYDFSRFGSERPSFSPRQADLLMVMGTIAKKMAPVLKQVYIQMAEPRWVISVGACASSGGIFDTYSVLQGIDEIIPVDVYVPGCPPRPEAIIDGFNKIQELVKNESLRRRNSPEYAQLLAKYGIQ, translated from the coding sequence ATGAGTGAAATTAATATTGTTGAAGCACCTGCAGGAGTAGAAGGATCAGGATTCTTTGCTACTTCACTAGATAAAGTAATTGGTCTGGCTCGTTCTCACTCGTTGTGGCCTCTACCTTTTGCTACATCTTGTTGTGGAATCGAGTTTATGGCAACCATGGGCTCTCATTATGATTTTTCTAGATTTGGATCAGAAAGACCTTCTTTTTCTCCTCGTCAAGCAGATTTATTAATGGTAATGGGTACCATTGCAAAGAAGATGGCTCCTGTTTTAAAGCAGGTTTATATACAAATGGCAGAGCCACGTTGGGTAATATCGGTAGGCGCTTGTGCATCTAGCGGTGGTATTTTTGATACTTATTCTGTCTTACAAGGAATAGATGAAATTATACCGGTAGACGTTTATGTACCTGGCTGTCCGCCAAGGCCAGAAGCTATCATTGATGGTTTCAACAAAATACAGGAGTTGGTTAAAAATGAATCTTTAAGAAGAAGAAATTCTCCTGAGTACGCACAATTATTAGCTAAATACGGAATCCAGTAA
- a CDS encoding NuoI/complex I 23 kDa subunit family protein encodes MESLSGRKKVLEQKPMNFWERMYLPAIFKGMAITFSHMFKKKETIHYPEQEREFSENWRGMHSLKRDEHGRERCTACGLCALSCPAEAITMISAEREKGEEHLYREEKYAAVYEINMLRCIFCGLCEEACPKEAIYLDGPIVPSDYLRKDFIYGKDKLVEKPLKEIEAEKAISR; translated from the coding sequence ATGGAATCATTAAGTGGTAGAAAAAAAGTATTAGAACAAAAGCCAATGAATTTTTGGGAGCGTATGTACCTTCCAGCAATTTTCAAAGGTATGGCTATTACTTTTAGTCATATGTTTAAGAAAAAAGAAACCATACACTATCCAGAGCAGGAAAGAGAGTTTTCTGAAAATTGGAGAGGTATGCATTCTTTAAAAAGGGATGAACACGGCAGAGAACGTTGTACGGCTTGTGGATTATGTGCCTTATCTTGCCCTGCAGAAGCTATTACCATGATTTCTGCTGAAAGAGAAAAAGGCGAAGAGCATCTTTACAGAGAGGAAAAATATGCAGCAGTTTATGAAATTAATATGCTACGTTGTATTTTCTGCGGTTTGTGTGAAGAGGCTTGCCCTAAAGAGGCTATCTATTTAGATGGGCCAATTGTTCCTTCAGATTATTTACGTAAAGATTTTATATACGGTAAAGATAAATTAGTAGAAAAACCACTTAAAGAAATTGAGGCAGAGAAAGCCATTTCAAGATAA
- the nuoK gene encoding NADH-quinone oxidoreductase subunit NuoK, which yields MENISSTIQAVPLNHYILLSAIIFTIGVIGVLVRRNAIIIFMSVELMLNAVNLLLAAFSSYSGDASGQVFVFFIMALAAAEVAVGLAIIVMVYRNTSSIDINILNRLKW from the coding sequence ATGGAAAATATAAGCTCAACCATTCAGGCAGTTCCACTTAATCATTATATTTTATTAAGTGCCATTATCTTCACCATAGGTGTGATAGGTGTATTGGTTAGAAGAAATGCGATTATCATCTTCATGTCGGTAGAATTGATGCTAAATGCCGTAAACTTATTATTGGCAGCATTTTCATCATACAGTGGCGATGCATCAGGGCAGGTATTCGTTTTCTTTATTATGGCCCTTGCTGCCGCAGAAGTTGCGGTAGGCTTGGCAATTATAGTCATGGTATATCGTAATACCAGCTCTATAGATATTAATATTCTTAACAGGTTAAAGTGGTAA
- a CDS encoding tetratricopeptide repeat protein — translation MAQSLQDARKAVTAEQFQKAKSIFNNLITTQATNAENYYYFGDLYLQLNNPDSAKIIFNKGIAANPKFSLNYIGLGATDLFAKNVSAALANFAKATADMKKKDYKEFIYIGKAYTYEGSQDLDKAFEWFNKAKENGEKDPELHIAMANAYKAQKKNSEAADAYRAAKGYQADLLIVDVNVGEIWTQAYNFELAETTLNGVIQKDANFGPAYRALAENYYRWASQFPAKRPELLPKAKDMYSKYLDLTDRSSDSRYRYLIFLLNATDWATLEKEAKSFISQYGTNPEYKLAERFLGYAAAENGNSDLAIETLSKFQNSVDKSRLIATDYVFLGRAYQSKKQDSLAIGSYLKAYELDTTNSEVLGIIAKAYFVAKKYGKAAEFYEKISKRPNASFTDWFYLGYSNYFYYAIELANKQPQDAVQIKKTLLVADSAFTYVAEKAKNADAYLYLARVEYYLDPTDTEQKGVKAYDKYIELTLAKQTATPPVALTERDKTNLVEAYSYNGGYYITKDKAKAKEYFDKALAIDPGNAKIQDALKALKAS, via the coding sequence ATGGCTCAGAGTTTACAAGATGCCCGCAAGGCTGTTACTGCAGAGCAGTTTCAAAAAGCAAAATCAATTTTTAATAACTTAATTACTACTCAAGCTACCAATGCCGAGAATTATTATTATTTCGGTGATTTGTACTTACAATTAAATAATCCGGATTCGGCAAAAATCATTTTTAATAAAGGTATTGCTGCCAATCCCAAATTTTCTTTAAACTACATAGGTTTAGGCGCTACAGATCTTTTTGCAAAAAATGTATCGGCAGCACTGGCAAATTTTGCAAAAGCAACTGCCGATATGAAAAAGAAGGACTATAAAGAGTTCATCTATATTGGTAAAGCTTATACCTATGAAGGCTCACAAGATTTAGACAAAGCTTTTGAGTGGTTTAATAAAGCCAAAGAAAATGGCGAAAAAGACCCAGAGTTACACATTGCTATGGCTAATGCGTACAAAGCTCAAAAGAAAAATAGTGAAGCCGCTGATGCTTACAGAGCTGCAAAAGGCTATCAGGCAGATTTGCTAATTGTTGATGTTAATGTTGGTGAAATCTGGACTCAGGCCTATAATTTTGAGTTAGCAGAAACAACTTTAAACGGAGTTATCCAGAAAGACGCAAATTTTGGTCCGGCATACAGGGCTTTAGCAGAAAACTATTACCGTTGGGCTTCTCAGTTTCCGGCTAAAAGACCAGAGCTTTTACCTAAAGCAAAGGATATGTACTCAAAATATCTTGATTTAACAGATCGTTCTTCAGATTCAAGATATAGATATTTAATATTCTTATTAAACGCTACAGACTGGGCTACTTTAGAAAAAGAAGCTAAAAGCTTTATTAGCCAGTATGGTACAAATCCAGAATATAAATTAGCCGAGAGATTTTTAGGCTACGCTGCTGCAGAAAACGGTAATAGCGATTTGGCTATAGAAACGCTTTCTAAGTTTCAAAACTCAGTTGATAAAAGCAGATTAATTGCTACTGATTATGTTTTCTTAGGAAGAGCATACCAAAGTAAAAAGCAAGATTCATTAGCTATAGGAAGCTATTTAAAAGCTTATGAATTAGATACAACCAATTCAGAGGTTCTTGGTATTATTGCTAAAGCATATTTTGTTGCAAAGAAATACGGTAAAGCAGCAGAGTTTTATGAGAAAATTTCTAAAAGACCAAATGCATCTTTTACAGATTGGTTTTATTTAGGATACTCTAACTATTTCTACTATGCTATAGAATTAGCTAACAAACAACCACAAGACGCTGTACAAATAAAGAAAACCTTATTGGTAGCAGACAGCGCCTTTACTTATGTGGCAGAAAAAGCTAAAAATGCTGATGCTTATTTGTATTTAGCGAGAGTTGAATATTATTTAGACCCAACAGATACTGAGCAAAAAGGCGTTAAAGCTTACGATAAGTATATCGAACTTACTTTGGCTAAGCAAACGGCTACTCCGCCTGTAGCTTTAACAGAGCGTGATAAAACCAATTTAGTAGAAGCATATTCTTATAATGGCGGTTATTACATCACTAAAGATAAAGCTAAAGCCAAAGAATATTTTGATAAGGCATTGGCAATAGATCCAGGAAATGCAAAAATTCAGGATGCTTTAAAAGCTTTAAAAGCATCATAA
- a CDS encoding four helix bundle protein, which yields MSKPYDIKERTFQFSKDLIFFIKETNTDRTYNSIIDQVLRSGTSVGANVEEGKSGSSKNDFKKFYIIALKSANETKYWLRLLKETNIIETESIKRVDILINEINEISKIIATIVINMGK from the coding sequence TTGTCAAAGCCATATGATATAAAAGAAAGAACATTCCAATTTTCAAAAGATTTAATCTTCTTTATCAAAGAAACAAATACAGATAGAACATATAATTCTATTATAGATCAGGTACTAAGAAGTGGTACATCTGTAGGAGCAAATGTTGAAGAAGGGAAGTCTGGAAGTTCAAAAAATGATTTTAAAAAGTTTTATATCATAGCTCTTAAATCTGCCAATGAAACGAAATATTGGCTTAGATTATTGAAAGAGACAAACATAATTGAAACTGAAAGTATTAAAAGAGTAGATATATTAATAAATGAAATCAATGAAATCTCCAAAATTATAGCAACTATAGTTATTAATATGGGTAAGTGA
- a CDS encoding NADH-quinone oxidoreductase subunit C: protein MGKISNQHLIEKLTAKYGEQISAISEPYGLLTFEATRPVISELLAFLKNDEELKFNYLTDITAIHYPEKENALGVIYHLHSFYNNVRIRIKVFLPVSDPTIPTASVLWDGANWMERETFDFFGIQFTGHPDLRRILNVDDMTVFPMRREYPLEDPNRVDKKDYFFGR from the coding sequence ATGGGCAAGATTTCAAATCAGCACTTGATAGAAAAACTAACAGCTAAGTATGGCGAGCAAATCTCTGCCATTTCTGAGCCTTATGGTTTATTAACTTTTGAAGCTACAAGACCAGTAATTTCAGAACTTCTAGCATTTTTAAAAAATGATGAAGAACTAAAATTTAACTACTTAACTGATATTACAGCTATTCATTATCCTGAAAAGGAAAATGCTTTAGGTGTAATTTATCATTTACATAGCTTTTACAACAATGTAAGAATTAGGATAAAAGTGTTTCTTCCTGTTTCAGACCCAACAATTCCTACGGCATCTGTGTTATGGGATGGGGCCAATTGGATGGAACGTGAAACTTTTGACTTTTTTGGAATCCAGTTTACCGGTCATCCAGATTTAAGAAGAATCTTAAATGTAGATGATATGACGGTATTCCCAATGAGAAGAGAGTATCCTTTAGAAGACCCTAACAGGGTAGATAAAAAAGATTATTTTTTTGGACGATAA
- a CDS encoding NADH-quinone oxidoreductase subunit D yields MSNFITEITPNRPVYTDNDPQGELTTLNLGPTHPATHGVFQNVLQMDGERIVSGVSTIGYIHRAFEKIAEHRPFYQITTLTDRLNYCSSPINNMGWHMTVEKLLDIKTPKRVDYMRVIVMELSRIADHLICNGILGVDTGAFSGFLYLMEEREHIYEIFEEVCGARLTTNIGRIGGFERDFNEITFQKIKKFIKNFPPILKEFEALFNRNRIFIERTSGVGAVSPEVAMSYSWSGPILRATGVDYDVRVNEPYASYEDFDFEIPVGTTGDVYDRFILRNEEMWQSLRIIEQALEKIEKEPKGVFHADVPEFYLPPKEQVYNNMEALIYHFKIVMGEVETPKTEVYHAVEGGNGELGFYLVNDGGRTPYRLHFRRPSFINYQMYAPMSGGMLLSDAIINMSSLNIIAGELDA; encoded by the coding sequence ATGAGCAATTTTATTACAGAAATAACTCCGAACCGTCCGGTATATACAGATAACGACCCACAAGGTGAGCTAACAACACTTAACCTTGGGCCAACACACCCTGCAACACATGGTGTTTTCCAGAACGTGTTACAGATGGATGGAGAACGTATCGTAAGCGGTGTTTCCACCATAGGTTATATCCATAGGGCTTTTGAAAAAATTGCAGAGCATCGCCCTTTTTATCAAATCACCACCCTTACCGATAGATTAAACTACTGCTCATCTCCTATCAATAATATGGGGTGGCACATGACAGTTGAAAAGCTTTTAGATATTAAAACACCTAAAAGAGTAGACTACATGAGGGTTATCGTGATGGAGCTAAGCCGTATTGCAGACCATTTAATATGTAACGGTATTTTGGGTGTTGATACAGGCGCTTTCTCTGGTTTCTTATACTTGATGGAAGAGCGTGAACATATTTACGAAATTTTTGAGGAAGTATGTGGTGCCCGTTTAACTACCAATATTGGTAGAATAGGCGGTTTTGAGCGTGATTTTAATGAAATTACCTTCCAAAAAATTAAGAAGTTTATTAAAAACTTCCCTCCTATTTTAAAAGAATTTGAAGCGCTGTTTAATCGTAACAGAATATTTATTGAAAGAACATCGGGTGTTGGTGCAGTAAGCCCAGAAGTAGCTATGAGTTATAGCTGGAGTGGACCAATTTTAAGAGCTACCGGTGTTGATTATGATGTTCGTGTGAACGAGCCTTATGCTTCTTATGAAGATTTTGATTTTGAGATTCCGGTAGGCACCACAGGTGATGTTTATGACAGATTCATTTTACGAAATGAAGAAATGTGGCAGTCTCTAAGAATTATAGAGCAAGCATTAGAGAAAATAGAGAAAGAGCCAAAAGGTGTTTTCCATGCTGATGTTCCAGAATTTTACTTGCCACCAAAAGAGCAGGTTTATAACAATATGGAGGCTTTAATTTATCACTTTAAAATAGTGATGGGTGAGGTAGAAACTCCAAAAACAGAAGTTTATCATGCTGTAGAAGGGGGTAACGGCGAGCTTGGTTTTTATTTAGTAAATGATGGAGGAAGAACTCCTTACCGTTTACATTTCCGTAGACCAAGTTTTATAAATTACCAAATGTATGCCCCTATGAGTGGTGGCATGCTGCTGTCTGATGCAATTATTAACATGTCTAGTTTAAACATTATAGCGGGAGAGTTAGATGCTTAG
- a CDS encoding 2Fe-2S iron-sulfur cluster-binding protein, whose amino-acid sequence MSDKIKVTIDGIPVEVEPGTSILNAARQIGGDIVPPAMCYYSKLEGSGGKCRTCLVKVSKGSEKDPRPMPKLVASCRTTVMDGMEVQNITSPEVIEARKGVVEMLLINHPLDCPICDQAGECHLQDLSYEHGAATTRYEFDRRTFDRVDIGDKIQLHMNRCILCYRCVFTADQITNNRVHGVLGRGDHAEISTYIEKAIDNDFSGNVIDVCPVGALTDKTFRFKNRVWFTKPVEAHRDCPTCSGKVTLWYKGEEVLRVTARKDVYGEVEEFICNTCRFDKKSTNDWVIEGPRQVSRQSVINSNHYDTLQPLPVIKKNPELMEANKEQFERATKF is encoded by the coding sequence GTGTCTGATAAAATTAAAGTTACGATAGACGGAATTCCCGTTGAAGTAGAGCCAGGAACCTCTATTCTAAATGCTGCAAGGCAGATAGGTGGAGATATAGTGCCTCCGGCAATGTGTTATTACTCTAAATTAGAGGGTAGTGGAGGTAAGTGCCGTACTTGTTTGGTTAAGGTGAGCAAAGGTTCTGAAAAAGACCCTAGGCCTATGCCTAAGCTGGTAGCAAGTTGCAGAACTACTGTGATGGATGGTATGGAGGTGCAGAATATTACTTCGCCTGAGGTAATTGAAGCCAGAAAAGGCGTGGTAGAAATGCTATTGATTAATCACCCTTTGGATTGCCCTATTTGCGACCAAGCTGGTGAATGTCATTTGCAAGATTTAAGCTATGAGCATGGTGCGGCTACTACACGTTATGAGTTTGACAGAAGAACTTTTGATAGGGTAGATATTGGCGATAAAATTCAACTTCACATGAACCGTTGTATTTTATGTTACCGTTGTGTGTTTACAGCCGACCAAATTACCAATAACCGCGTTCACGGAGTTTTAGGTAGAGGAGATCATGCAGAAATTTCTACTTACATAGAGAAAGCTATTGATAATGATTTCTCTGGTAATGTGATAGATGTTTGCCCTGTAGGCGCTTTAACAGATAAAACTTTCCGCTTTAAAAATAGGGTTTGGTTTACAAAACCTGTGGAAGCACACAGAGATTGTCCTACTTGTTCAGGTAAAGTTACTTTGTGGTACAAAGGCGAAGAGGTGTTAAGAGTAACAGCAAGAAAAGATGTTTATGGCGAGGTAGAAGAGTTTATCTGTAATACTTGTCGTTTTGATAAGAAAAGCACAAATGATTGGGTAATTGAAGGACCAAGACAGGTATCAAGACAATCGGTTATCAACTCAAACCATTACGATACTTTACAACCTTTACCGGTAATTAAGAAAAATCCGGAGTTGATGGAAGCAAATAAGGAACAATTCGAAAGAGCAACTAAATTTTAA
- a CDS encoding NADH-quinone oxidoreductase subunit J family protein yields MSLFYVVAFLSIIFALLVIFTKNPVHSVLYLIATFFTFTIHYIILNAQFLAVVNFIVYMGAIMVLFLFVLMLMNLNTDTEPMKSTLLKVVGAIAGGCLLVTLIGSMKTLSTASTTTMDNTGIGLVENLGKVLFSDFLLPFELSSILLLAAMVGAVLLAKKENKTA; encoded by the coding sequence ATGAGTTTATTTTACGTTGTTGCGTTTCTGTCTATAATCTTCGCTCTGCTCGTGATTTTTACAAAAAATCCGGTTCATAGCGTTTTGTACCTGATAGCAACTTTCTTCACCTTTACCATTCACTACATTATTTTAAATGCCCAATTTCTAGCAGTAGTGAATTTCATTGTTTACATGGGAGCAATTATGGTATTATTCCTATTTGTTTTGATGTTGATGAACTTAAATACGGATACAGAGCCCATGAAGTCTACCTTATTGAAGGTAGTTGGTGCTATTGCCGGAGGCTGCTTACTGGTAACTTTGATAGGTTCTATGAAAACCTTATCAACAGCAAGTACTACAACCATGGATAATACCGGAATTGGTTTAGTAGAAAATTTGGGTAAAGTATTATTCAGTGATTTCTTACTTCCGTTCGAGTTAAGCTCTATCCTATTGCTAGCCGCAATGGTAGGAGCTGTATTGTTAGCTAAAAAAGAAAATAAAACCGCATAA
- the nuoF gene encoding NADH-quinone oxidoreductase subunit NuoF — protein MGRKLLLEHINVPGINTFQVYKEKGGYRAVEKALKTMSSDDMVEEVKKSGLRGRGGAGFPTGMKWSFLAKPEGVPRYLVCNADESEPGTFKDRYLMTHIPHALIEGMIVGSYALGANTSYIYVRGEMMPQIRILEKAIAEAKAAGFLGKNILGSGYDLEIYVQPGGGAYICGEETALLESLEGKRGNPRIKPPFPAIAGLYGCPTVVNNVESIAATVPIVNEGGEEYAKIGIGRSTGTKLISASGNINKPGVYEIELGLSVEDFIYSDEYCGGIANGKRLKAVVAGGSSVPILPANLILNLANGDKRLMSYESLSEGGFATGTMLGSGGFVVLDEDQCIVRNTWNFSRFYHHESCGQCSPCREGTGWMEKVLHRLEYGHGKMSDIDLLVDVSKKIEGNTICPLGDAAAWPVASAIRHFRDEFEWHVKEPKLALEKNYGLAHYADPIKVAEEVSVN, from the coding sequence ATGGGTCGTAAACTATTACTTGAGCATATTAACGTACCTGGTATCAACACTTTTCAGGTTTATAAAGAAAAGGGTGGATATAGAGCGGTAGAAAAAGCCCTTAAAACCATGTCTTCAGACGATATGGTGGAAGAGGTAAAGAAATCGGGATTACGTGGACGTGGAGGAGCAGGTTTCCCTACCGGGATGAAATGGAGCTTTTTGGCTAAGCCAGAAGGTGTGCCTCGTTATTTAGTTTGTAATGCTGATGAATCAGAACCTGGAACTTTTAAGGATAGGTATTTGATGACACATATTCCTCATGCTTTAATTGAGGGGATGATAGTTGGTAGTTACGCTCTAGGTGCAAACACTAGTTATATCTACGTACGTGGCGAAATGATGCCGCAAATAAGAATCTTAGAGAAAGCCATTGCAGAAGCAAAAGCAGCTGGTTTTTTAGGTAAAAATATATTAGGTTCTGGTTACGATTTAGAGATTTACGTACAGCCAGGTGGCGGTGCTTATATTTGCGGTGAAGAAACTGCTTTGTTAGAATCTTTAGAAGGTAAAAGAGGAAACCCAAGAATTAAACCTCCTTTTCCGGCAATTGCAGGTTTATATGGCTGCCCAACCGTAGTAAATAACGTTGAATCTATTGCGGCTACAGTGCCTATTGTAAATGAAGGTGGCGAAGAGTATGCTAAAATTGGTATTGGAAGATCAACAGGTACTAAATTAATTTCGGCATCGGGTAATATTAATAAGCCGGGTGTTTATGAAATTGAGTTAGGCTTATCTGTAGAAGATTTTATTTATTCTGATGAGTATTGCGGAGGCATAGCTAACGGTAAGAGATTAAAAGCAGTTGTTGCTGGTGGTTCATCAGTACCTATCTTGCCTGCTAACTTAATCTTAAATTTAGCTAATGGCGATAAACGTTTAATGTCTTACGAGTCTTTATCAGAAGGTGGTTTTGCTACAGGAACCATGTTGGGTTCTGGCGGTTTTGTAGTTTTAGATGAAGACCAATGTATCGTAAGAAATACTTGGAACTTTAGTCGTTTCTACCACCACGAGTCTTGCGGACAGTGTTCTCCTTGCCGTGAAGGTACAGGTTGGATGGAAAAAGTTTTACACCGTTTAGAATACGGACATGGTAAAATGAGTGATATTGACCTTTTAGTAGATGTTTCTAAAAAGATAGAAGGTAATACCATTTGCCCGCTAGGTGATGCAGCAGCTTGGCCAGTAGCTAGTGCTATTCGTCATTTTAGGGATGAGTTTGAATGGCATGTTAAAGAGCCAAAATTAGCTTTAGAAAAAAATTATGGATTAGCCCATTATGCTGATCCTATAAAAGTAGCAGAAGAAGTAAGTGTGAATTAA